From the Lactuca sativa cultivar Salinas chromosome 9, Lsat_Salinas_v11, whole genome shotgun sequence genome, the window TCCCTGGTGAAGCGATCAATGCCTCCAGAGTTGGAACACTTTGGTCCTTCCTTCTTCTCAACAATTGTCTTCTTACCAGCGACATAGCCTTTAGACGCCGATGAGTCAAACTTTGGTGGAAACCTTCTAGATCCAGATGGTTTCTTGTCACTTTGGCTAATGTAACGTTTTACTATTAAAATTTCACCTTCGGATTCATCATAAAATTTGTTGTCACTATTAGGGAGTGACTTCTTTGAGTAGAGGGCCACATATTTGTTCATGTGAGTGTCTCGCATAATTTCCTTGCGCAAGAGCTTCGTTTCTTCTTAATTACGAAGATTGTCAatgtatccatcatctctttggTAGATTTGCAATTTTAAACAAAATGATAGATGTCATAGAGAAGAGCGTTTCCTATGGCAACACGAGCTTTGACGTCAAGAGCAACCAGACGCTCGTTGTCTTGATTGAACTCATGAGCAGGTTTTTCGACTTCATCACCTTCCTTAATGTTATCCTTCATGGGCTGATGCATAGGAACATAGGGATCGTATTTGATGATATCCATCATGGAATAGTTCATGGTTTCAAGGATCATCATGGATTTTGACTTCCACATGGTGAAGTTTTTCTCATCAAACTGTGGGATTTTATGACCAGAAGTGTTTTTAGAGTAACTAGATGGAAAAGAAGAAGACATTGTTAATCGATATCAATGACTTATTGTAATACCAGTTGTGCGATCCCTAATCAAGATCGATTAACAGAAAAGACAAAGAACAAAGGGTTTATCACAAATGTTTTTCACTAAGAATGTTCTCACCAAGAGAACAAGTACAAAGCTAGGATTCGTGAATTGGTAAATTACATGAGCTCTAAATACATGATTTTATAGTAATAACTAGTCGGTGAAAATCCCTACAAATTAGGGATTTAACCTAATCTATGTAAATACAGAGTATATCCAATATCCCGAAGATATCAGATATGCTAACTAACCATATACGTATACATCTACAAAACATCATCACACTGACACTGGCTATGTCGGTTAAGTCTTCACGTTGGCGTTGATGAGACGTTTGCACTGATGGAAGTCAGTGTGACCTGGTTTTACCTCATCAGATtctaaggtttgaccttacaataaTGATGTGGAGTAGTTTTTTTTAACGACAAATATAATATCCTCATAAACTACTCTTTGAATCCATATATGCCCATGACGAGACTTGAACCCTTAACATCAAAAAAGAGGGCAACACCTTATAGCATTGGATTAGAAACCCTTTAGTGATGTGGGGTAGTTAGTATGCCAAATTGTGATGTGGGCGTCGTGATGAGGTGAGTGAACACTTGTGTGATGGATATACCTATGGCCTAAGAATTTATCCCCATATAAAAGAGAGGCATGTGTAATTTTTTCAAAGTTTAGGGTCGTCTTTGAAATATTGACATTTATTTTAAAGGATCTTAATTTGCACGAAATAATCAACTACTACcctcttatatttatataaccaGTCACATCATGGCACACTTTTGTTGGCGAAGCCGTCACATTTGAGTCTCACCCTTCCTCAACTTGTTTCGTAAAATGGAGCGATAGTCGtcgtcttcttcttcctcctctctctcacaacacGATTATCTACCCATTTCTTCGTCATTCTTAGATTAAACAAATTCAATTTCTAGTTGACCCGTTTCGATTCACGCAGTCTCTCAGCATTTCAAAGaaaatttctagggtttcgattCTTAAACAAACTTTTGATAATGGACCCGGTAGCCCTCGATAGGATAATCGAACGGTTAATTGAAGTTCGATCGACTAAACCAGGGAAGTTGGTGCAGCTCTCAGAGGCTGAAATCAAGCAGCTTTGTGTTGCCTCTCGTGAAATCTTTATGAAACAACCTAATCTTCTTGAACTCGAAGCCCCTATCAAGATTTGTGGTATTTTCTGAATCCATTTCTTTAATGCTCAAGCGTTTAATCATTCGACCGATCTTTGTTGTTTCCGTTTCTTAATTTTGTTTTTGATGATTTGACTTTGCTTTACGCGTTATCTGATCGAGTGTTCGATTGAGGGTTTTCCGCTAAATGGGGATTTTATTTCTAACCCATTATTAACCCCCTTTTGTTTCTGATTTCAGGCGACATTCATGGACAATACAGCGACCTATTGCGACTCTTCGAATACGGAGGCTTTCCTCCCCAATCCAATTACCTTTTTCTCGGCGATTATGTCGATCGAGGCAAACAAAGTCTGGAAACAATATGTCTCTTGCTTGCTTACAAAATCCGGTACCCTGAAAACTTCTTTCTTCTTCGAGGAAACCATGAATGCGCTTCAATAAACCGGATTTATGGGTTTTACGATGAATGTAAGCGCCGATTCAATGTGAAGCTATGGAAAGCTTTCACAGAATGCTTCAACTGTCTCCCTGTCGCTGCACTTGTCGATGATAAGATCTTGTGTATGCATGGTGGACTCTCCCCTGATCTTTCCGATTTGGATCAAATCAGAAACTTACAGCGACCAACTGCCATTCCCGACACTGGATTGCTATGTGATTTGTTGTGGTCGGATCCTAGTAAAGATGTGAAAGGATGGGGGATGAATGATCGTGGGGTTTCTTACACTTTTGGTCCCGATAGGGTGTCAGAGTTTTTGACAAAACATGATCTTGATCTTGTTTGTCGTGCTCATCAGGTTTTTTTTGTAGCTCATTTCTTTTGACTTTTAGTTTTAGGTTAAACTCAAGAAACATCAATTTATACacatttatttgtttaatttgttgAGTAAAAGTGTTATGGTGTATTAGGTTGTGGAAGATGGGTATGAATTTTTTGCTGAGAGGCAACTTGTTACAATATTTTCGGCTCCAAATTATTGTGGGGAGTTTGATAATGCGGGTGCAATGATGAGTGTGGATGAGAATTTGATGTGTTCATTTCAAATCCTTAAGCCAGCTgaaaagaaaaacaagttcttgaTGTCTACAAAGATGTAAAATTGTCTTCAACTGCCTAGTGTATTTCCCAAGGTTAGCTCAAATCTTATATCTTTTATATTGTTAATTTACTTGTTACAATGATATATGTCATTAGGTCTTTGTAATGATTCTTGATATTGTTTGTAGTGGTTATAGTATTAATGTCTTTTTGATAGTAATGACATTGACTTAACTACTTTCTTAATGAAAGAATAATTTCATTTTCATTCTATTGTTAGTGTAAATAAAGTTGTggaaatgatatatttttttGGCAGATAATGTTGGttttggagaagaagaggaaaagaaaagTGGGTGTTGCTCTTAGTTTTATGAAGATTCAATCAACGATTGCATTTGTGTTGAAACTTGAAAGAAATGATGAAGAATGAGGGAGAAGAGGAGAAAATTTGTGTTTTAAAAGCTACTACTTACTTACTCTATTGAATGTGTCTGTCTATATTTAGCTTTAGTAGACATTGTGAATGCTTCTCAATCATTTTGGAAAATTGCCATTAAAACAAACTTGTAGCTGTTTCATTAACTAATCCAGAGAGGGCAATTTGGGTATTCTTGGTTTATTATGTCATCTTGATTTTGTTCAATCTTTTGGGTACACCAAGGATCTTAACATGTTATGAATGAAACCATATGGTGGAAAACATTTTACAAATAAATTGTTAAATATGAAATAATAGTTTTGAAACTAAATTGAAAAGCTAATACCAAAATGACCATTTTCGAACTTCATTATGAGTTGGTTACAAACTCAATGATTCTTGTAAAAAAAGCATGTCCAAAAATTGTTTTTTCTGACaggatttgaaattttgaattcaAATATTAGTATCGAATCTACTTTTTTAACTTGAATttctcataaaaaaaaaattgaaagaatCGTTTTTTTGCCAACCAAAGTCCTAGTGGATTTCAATTAATTCAAAATCAAATGTTACAGTAACAATTCAAATTTAATCTTACAACTTACAACAGCAATTCAAAGTCAAAACCAACAAGAACAGGAAACTACCAATAATAAAAACCCCATCTTATACATGACATACATAATAACTTTCAAAATCGTCCTTTTGCTGTGTATGTTTTTTCACTTGAATAATTTCTAAGTTTGTTAGAATTACAACAAAAGCTTGTGAAAACTCATTTCTTGAGTAATTTAATGACGTCACCCACCAAATGCAATGAACCAGTTACAAGAACCTGATGCAACCACAATACACATATTCAATCaatcttttttttatttaaaaaagaaaaaaagaaaaaaggtcTTATTACCTTGAGTCGAACAGATTTATTGTGTTTAGCAGTGTCTCTTAACCACTTAATAGCCAATGGAAGAGATGCAAACACCACACTATTTTCACAGCTTTTAACAACACTCATTTCACTATACTCCGCATTATCTGTAACACTACTATTCCCTGAGAATATCATATCATTAATAAGAGCACAGTGGCATTTaagtaattttcaaaacaatcaaCTTTGTGAATGATAAAATACCTCTTTCACTAGATACAATGTTCTCCCATACTCTTTGAAGTGTTAACTGCCATGACACATCCACTAGAGATTCGGTTTGTGGGAATGAAGAGGTGGTGGACCCCACTTTGGTGTAAAGTGACATATTTGGCACAAATAGCGCCTTATTGAAGTTGATACCTGAAAATAGTAACCTACTTTACTCTCTTTTTTTTCCTCTacaaataatgaaaattaaaattattaCCATGCCCAACACATGTTTTCAATAGCCGAGGAAGTAGCAAATGTGGGTCCCTCACTGACATACAATTGAACAATAATATCTGCATTTTTTAAATATAAGttaaatattttttaacaaaTCAACAAATAAAATATTGTCATTTGTCACTTAACCTGTGCTGAGTTTTCACTAGGATTGATAGGGACAATTTCAGCATTATTATTTTTCAACAAATTAGGTTCTTTGATTGCAAGAGAAAACCAATTTCCACAAGCTTCCATGCTTTCAGGGCTGTGGGCCCCATCCAAATAAAACACAATTGATCCCGGATTCTCAATGTCAAGTGATGGGTCCCGCATGATCTGGGCCCTTCCTTGTAGGGCTGCAGTTGTCAGCCCTTTGATGAACTGCTCAGGGAGTGAACTCTGTATATCCAAACATAAATAAttgattttctttttgaaataaaaagggtgaatttcattaaaaaaaaaccttatattttgtgtttttttccgAATTAAAcctcaaatctttttttttttttttggaaaaataccTTGcattttttcatttgttttttttagCCCGGTTAAcctcataaaagaccttatattttgtgtttttttccaCATTAAACCTCAAATTCATTTTTTGCCTGAAAAAGACCttgcattttttttcattttttccaaaaaagCCCTCAACTTCGTATTTTTCTTTCCGAAAAAAACCGTCAACTTTTTTAGTTTTCTCGAAAAAACCCTCACATTTTACAGTTTTTTTTAGGGTAATCTAAAAAAACACATAGATTTTGCgttttttccggattaaacctcaaatttattttttaccTGAAAAGACCTTGCATTTTTTCACTTTTTCTGAAAAAGCCctcaactttgtattttttttccaaaaaaaaacgttcaaccttctaaatgcttccaaataaaccctcaacttttttagtttttcttgaaaaaaccctcacattttacaaaatttttttcaggcaaaaaataaagagaaatttacaaaaatagccatttacactaatgacattacaaaaatagccaaaaaaaatcgaaattacaaaaatagccaacgatttcgcagatggagatgccccatctgcgaaatgagcttctcatctgcgaaagtacaagcacctaaagcacagctgtgttttaggtgcttgtactttcgcaggtggttttaatttttttttttaatatttttgctgtatatataggggtaatttcgcagatggaataggtccatctGCGATTTACTCTCACTCTATCTGCGAAATCGtggtattttttgtattttttttttaagtttgactatgaaatgaattggtttaactacgaaatcatgttgctatataaaaagttttgtagaaaaaatatcattttggttgttatttgtttagGAACTCTCTCTACAAaaagacaaaccaaatattcaatcattttttgagcaaattgtagagagagttcctaaacaaataacaaccaaaatgatattttttctacaaaactttttatatagcaacatgatttcgtagtcaaaccaattcatttcatagtcaaacttaaaaaaaaaaaaaaaaatacaaaaaataccaCGATTTCGCAGATAGAGTGAGAGTAAATCGCagatggacctattccatctgcgaaattacccctatatatacagcaaaaatatttaaaaaaaaaaattaaaaccaccTGCGAAAGTAGATGAGAAGCTCATTGCGGAGATGGGGCATCTCCATCTGCGAAAtcgttggctatttttgtaatttcgattttttttggctatttttgtaatgccatttgtgtaaatggctatttttgtcattttctcaaaaATAAATTTGAGGTGTAATctgaaaaaaacacaaaatataaggtcttttttgagattaacccatttttttggaaaaaaaaatgacaaaaaggGCCAGATCAGAAAAAATGAAAGCATAAAAGGTCTGTTTCAAGCAAAAAAACTAAATTTGTGgtttaatccaaaaaaaaaacccacaaaatataaggtcttttatgagattaaccaTTTTTTTCGATTTGgcccttttagtcatttttttccgaaaaaacttgtaaaatgtgaggtttattttcagaaaaaaactaaaaaagttgaggGTTTTTTCGGAAACAGTTACAAGGTTTtgggtttttttcgaaaaaaaataataataataataataatggctttttcagaaaaaatgaaaaaatacaatgtttttttcaggaaaaaaataaagtttaatcctaaaaaaacataaaatataatagattaaccggaaaaaaaaaaaaaaaaaaaaaaaaaaaaaaaatcagacttACAGTCTGGTCAATGGAATCGAATTCCAGATGACCGGTTCTTTGGAGCCATGTGGAACATAACTTGATGGCAAGTCCAGCATTCAAATACTGGTGATCGCCTACAAGCCCAAGATCTAATCCATTCAACAACTTAGCATCCAATGGATTTGCTACTTCAAGTGGCACCTATTGTAATACCAATCAACTTTCATATTAAATCGATATTTTCAAGTTTTAAATATGAAATAAAGATAATATGAAATTACATCCAGCT encodes:
- the LOC111912430 gene encoding serine/threonine-protein phosphatase PP1 isozyme 3, with product MDPVALDRIIERLIEVRSTKPGKLVQLSEAEIKQLCVASREIFMKQPNLLELEAPIKICGDIHGQYSDLLRLFEYGGFPPQSNYLFLGDYVDRGKQSLETICLLLAYKIRYPENFFLLRGNHECASINRIYGFYDECKRRFNVKLWKAFTECFNCLPVAALVDDKILCMHGGLSPDLSDLDQIRNLQRPTAIPDTGLLCDLLWSDPSKDVKGWGMNDRGVSYTFGPDRVSEFLTKHDLDLVCRAHQVVEDGYEFFAERQLVTIFSAPNYCGEFDNAGAMMSVDENLMCSFQILKPAEKKNKFLMSTKM
- the LOC111912429 gene encoding folylpolyglutamate synthase isoform X1, whose protein sequence is MAQDGECGSNEASSVSAYDEAMDALSSLITQKSRADTSNSGHRFELLFDYVKILDLEESISKMKIIHVAGTKGKGSTCTFTEAILRNCGFRTGLFTSPHLIDVRERFRLDGVDISEEKFLAYFWWCWDRLKEKCNDDMDIPMPNLFRFLALLGFKIFAAEQVDVAIMEVGLGGKFDATNVVQNPIVCGISSLGYDHTEILGDTLALIAGEKAGIFKKGVPAFTVPQPDEAMEVLIEKASQLDVPLEVANPLDAKLLNGLDLGLVGDHQYLNAGLAIKLCSTWLQRTGHLEFDSIDQTSSLPEQFIKGLTTAALQGRAQIMRDPSLDIENPGSIVFYLDGAHSPESMEACGNWFSLAIKEPNLLKNNNAEIVPINPSENSAQILLFNCMSVRDPHLLLPRLLKTCVGHGINFNKALFVPNMSLYTKVGSTTSSFPQTESLVDVSWQLTLQRVWENIVSSERGNSSVTDNAEYSEMSVVKSCENSVVFASLPLAIKWLRDTAKHNKSVRLKVLVTGSLHLVGDVIKLLKK
- the LOC111912429 gene encoding folylpolyglutamate synthase isoform X2 — its product is MDIPMPNLFRFLALLGFKIFAAEQVDVAIMEVGLGGKFDATNVVQNPIVCGISSLGYDHTEILGDTLALIAGEKAGIFKKGVPAFTVPQPDEAMEVLIEKASQLDVPLEVANPLDAKLLNGLDLGLVGDHQYLNAGLAIKLCSTWLQRTGHLEFDSIDQTSSLPEQFIKGLTTAALQGRAQIMRDPSLDIENPGSIVFYLDGAHSPESMEACGNWFSLAIKEPNLLKNNNAEIVPINPSENSAQILLFNCMSVRDPHLLLPRLLKTCVGHGINFNKALFVPNMSLYTKVGSTTSSFPQTESLVDVSWQLTLQRVWENIVSSERGNSSVTDNAEYSEMSVVKSCENSVVFASLPLAIKWLRDTAKHNKSVRLKVLVTGSLHLVGDVIKLLKK